The following are encoded in a window of Solidesulfovibrio magneticus RS-1 genomic DNA:
- a CDS encoding esterase/lipase family protein, whose amino-acid sequence MPRRLPLVVLLMSLMCLACLGGCARIGVRPSSLDDRAAKLDRTALNSDRPSERTLRFVRQRDLEASLAADPETMLAALDAEARDEKDREALFALAELCYREAVKSKGDPAKAAMFYLSSAVYAYAYLFDDTYRPVLDVYHPYSRQAMEFYNRSLANVLLHARATNLRYAKGKELPWLMGRVRLAERRSELTFSPEEVESYHLAYEFDVRGLTPQQVRLGLGVPVAVVRRPPEGDKLAPAERFTPPVRQTYAATVFLRFAPVADAAKPRNRIYEADFEIHDPMKTDALDVAGRRIPLESDLTTPLAFMMQNTPEPSGLEGMMNPAAWENLTRLYMLQPYDPGKIPVVFVHGLLSSPSTWAPMFNGLMGDPELRSRYQFWFFRYPTGNPMLFSAGSLRASLDEARRVFDPDGTNPAFNDMVVVGHSMGGLLTQTLVEDSGDDLWNAFSKAPLDTLAVSPDVRDALRRTFFFSRRPYITRVVFIATPHRGSEMALGIIGKIGRTLITLPLTVLKPFGAVTAALAHAGKTPGGAQAAVDKMPTGVDSLSPNNQALKILVEKPLATPYHSIIGNEKKSDVAGGSDGVVPYWSSHLDGAQSEKIVHSGHSAQDHPLAIREVRRILLEHLKDAPAPAAQ is encoded by the coding sequence ATGCCCAGACGCCTGCCGCTTGTCGTCCTGTTGATGTCCCTGATGTGCCTCGCCTGCCTGGGCGGCTGCGCCCGCATCGGCGTACGCCCCTCATCCCTGGACGACCGGGCCGCCAAGCTTGACCGCACGGCGCTCAATTCCGACCGGCCTTCCGAGCGCACCCTGCGGTTCGTGCGCCAGCGCGACCTGGAAGCGTCCCTGGCCGCCGATCCCGAAACCATGCTGGCCGCCCTGGACGCCGAAGCCCGGGACGAGAAGGACCGGGAGGCGCTTTTCGCCCTGGCCGAACTCTGCTACCGCGAGGCCGTCAAAAGCAAAGGCGATCCGGCCAAAGCGGCCATGTTCTATCTCTCCAGCGCCGTCTACGCCTATGCCTATCTCTTCGACGACACGTACCGGCCTGTGCTTGACGTCTACCATCCCTATTCCAGGCAAGCCATGGAGTTCTACAACCGCTCCCTGGCCAACGTGCTGCTCCATGCCCGGGCAACCAACCTGCGCTACGCCAAGGGCAAGGAACTTCCCTGGCTCATGGGCCGGGTGCGCCTGGCCGAGCGACGCTCGGAGCTGACGTTTAGTCCCGAAGAGGTGGAAAGCTACCATCTGGCCTACGAATTCGACGTGCGGGGGCTTACGCCCCAGCAGGTGCGCCTGGGCCTTGGCGTGCCCGTGGCCGTGGTGCGCCGTCCCCCCGAGGGCGACAAGCTCGCCCCGGCCGAGCGGTTCACCCCGCCCGTGCGTCAGACCTACGCCGCCACCGTCTTTTTGCGCTTCGCCCCGGTCGCCGACGCGGCCAAGCCGCGCAACCGGATCTACGAGGCCGATTTCGAGATCCACGACCCCATGAAGACCGACGCCCTGGACGTGGCCGGCCGGCGCATCCCCCTGGAGAGTGACCTGACCACGCCCCTGGCCTTCATGATGCAAAACACTCCCGAACCAAGCGGTCTCGAAGGCATGATGAATCCGGCCGCCTGGGAGAATCTCACCCGCCTCTACATGCTCCAGCCCTATGACCCGGGAAAGATTCCCGTGGTCTTCGTCCATGGGCTGCTTTCCTCGCCCTCCACCTGGGCCCCCATGTTCAACGGCCTCATGGGCGATCCCGAACTGCGTTCCCGCTACCAGTTCTGGTTTTTCCGCTACCCCACCGGCAATCCCATGCTCTTTTCGGCCGGCTCCCTGCGCGCCTCCCTGGACGAGGCCCGCCGCGTCTTCGATCCCGACGGCACAAATCCCGCCTTCAACGACATGGTGGTGGTGGGTCACAGCATGGGCGGCCTGCTGACCCAAACCCTGGTGGAAGACAGCGGCGACGATCTCTGGAACGCCTTTTCCAAAGCGCCCCTGGACACCCTTGCCGTGTCGCCCGACGTGCGCGACGCCCTGCGCCGCACCTTCTTTTTCTCCCGCCGGCCCTACATCACGCGGGTGGTCTTCATCGCCACGCCCCATCGCGGCTCGGAAATGGCGCTCGGCATCATCGGCAAGATCGGCCGCACGCTCATTACCCTGCCGCTGACGGTGCTCAAGCCTTTTGGCGCGGTCACCGCCGCCTTGGCCCACGCCGGCAAGACGCCGGGCGGCGCCCAGGCCGCCGTCGACAAGATGCCGACCGGCGTCGACAGCCTCTCGCCCAACAACCAAGCGCTCAAGATCCTGGTCGAAAAGCCCTTGGCCACGCCCTACCATTCCATCATCGGCAACGAGAAAAAGTCCGATGTCGCCGGCGGCTCCGACGGCGTGGTGCCCTACTGGAGCTCCCATCTCGACGGCGCGCAGTCGGAAAAGATCGTCCACTCCGGCCACAGCGCCCAGGACCACCCCCTGGCCATCCGCGAAGTGCGGCGTATTCTGCTGGAGCACTTGAAGGATGCTCCAGCGCCGGCGGCGCAGTAG
- a CDS encoding histidine kinase dimerization/phospho-acceptor domain-containing protein, translating to MSRRSITLSHLLWTWGFFLLVLSGVFLFAAGRAERAALAEAEERARRSLDLAQYLLRSHPTFGGNADLAAYVDSLGPHLGFRLTYIAAGRVLADSDVGAAGVGEMENHADRPEIKKALEGGFGQDLRLSRTLGRDMLYVAQAIPAEAGLPAGIVRLALPVSSLRAEIGRFRETLLAVLALVFVAGGAASAILARRLSRTVGEMAAVARDIGHGHFDRRIHLVPAADFTPLAEAINALAGRIGSHVGEIEARRARQDAIFDGMAEGLAILDSAGRITAANQAFRAMFPKFDDPTGRIPLEAGAPLCVQRALGEAGAAPGSVRAVGRFELSSGRVVDVVEAVPATPELGRILTFHDVTEAAAMERIFRDFVIDASHNLRTPLTKVLGYAETARGMLAASPPDTNGADAALTVVERAATAMKGVIDELLTAARDRFAAAKAKAPATDLLAALKQALAAVSPILGAKGVTARLVEAPDGPVGVAVPHETLVQAFSAILVQTPDAASTAVRLLREERGTYAVRFEGPARLDVALPVADLASAGGEVFFDGATRVVRLPAA from the coding sequence ATGTCGCGGCGCTCCATTACGCTCAGCCACCTGCTGTGGACCTGGGGATTTTTTCTCCTGGTTCTTAGCGGCGTTTTCCTCTTCGCCGCCGGCCGGGCCGAGCGGGCCGCCCTGGCCGAGGCCGAGGAACGCGCTCGCCGTTCCCTGGATCTGGCCCAATATCTCCTGCGCTCCCATCCCACCTTCGGCGGCAACGCCGATCTGGCCGCCTACGTCGATAGCCTGGGGCCGCATCTGGGCTTTCGCTTGACCTACATCGCCGCCGGCCGGGTGCTGGCCGATTCCGACGTGGGCGCGGCCGGCGTCGGCGAGATGGAAAACCACGCCGACCGGCCCGAGATCAAAAAAGCTCTGGAAGGCGGCTTCGGTCAGGATCTGCGCTTAAGCCGCACCCTGGGCCGGGACATGCTCTACGTGGCCCAGGCCATCCCGGCCGAAGCCGGGCTGCCGGCCGGCATCGTGCGCCTGGCCCTGCCCGTGTCGTCCCTGCGGGCCGAGATCGGGCGCTTCCGGGAAACCCTGCTCGCCGTCCTGGCCCTGGTCTTCGTGGCCGGCGGGGCGGCCTCGGCCATCCTGGCCCGCCGTCTGTCGCGCACCGTGGGCGAGATGGCCGCCGTGGCCCGGGACATCGGCCACGGCCACTTCGACCGGCGCATCCACCTCGTGCCGGCCGCCGATTTCACCCCCCTGGCCGAGGCGATAAACGCCCTGGCCGGCCGCATCGGGTCCCATGTGGGCGAGATCGAGGCCCGGCGCGCCCGCCAGGACGCCATCTTCGACGGCATGGCCGAAGGCCTGGCCATCCTTGATTCGGCCGGGCGCATCACTGCCGCCAACCAGGCGTTTCGCGCCATGTTCCCCAAGTTCGACGATCCCACCGGCCGCATCCCCCTGGAGGCCGGCGCGCCCCTTTGCGTGCAGCGCGCCCTTGGCGAAGCCGGCGCGGCCCCGGGCAGCGTGCGGGCCGTTGGCCGCTTTGAACTGTCCAGCGGGCGCGTGGTGGACGTGGTCGAGGCCGTGCCGGCCACCCCGGAACTGGGGCGCATCCTCACCTTCCACGACGTCACCGAAGCCGCCGCCATGGAACGCATTTTCCGCGACTTCGTCATCGACGCCTCCCACAACCTGCGCACCCCCCTGACCAAGGTCCTCGGCTACGCCGAAACCGCCCGGGGAATGCTGGCCGCCTCCCCCCCGGACACCAACGGGGCCGACGCGGCCCTGACCGTGGTCGAGCGCGCCGCCACGGCCATGAAGGGGGTCATCGACGAACTACTCACCGCCGCCCGGGACCGTTTCGCCGCCGCCAAGGCCAAGGCTCCGGCCACCGATCTGCTGGCCGCCCTCAAGCAGGCCCTGGCCGCCGTGTCGCCCATCCTTGGAGCCAAGGGCGTCACCGCCCGCCTGGTCGAGGCCCCGGACGGGCCGGTCGGCGTGGCCGTGCCCCATGAAACCCTGGTCCAGGCCTTTTCGGCCATCCTGGTCCAGACCCCGGACGCCGCCTCCACGGCCGTGCGGCTGCTGCGCGAGGAGCGCGGAACCTATGCCGTGCGCTTCGAAGGGCCGGCCCGGCTGGACGTGGCCCTGCCCGTGGCCGATCTGGCCTCGGCCGGCGGCGAAGTCTTTTTCGACGGAGCAACCCGGGTGGTGCGGCTGCCCGCCGCCTGA
- a CDS encoding DUF47 domain-containing protein, translated as MGFSLFPRSVKFYDLFKEQHRKLIKAAVILDELFTDFTDVEERCKRINIIESEGNAISRRIAKELSMTFITPIDREDIHEINLTQEDILNLIKAIASRIGLFGFDRIRYPARRIVNNLRAMIEELGHVLTKMSENKRSEESFHKIENLKHECETLLMVGIGELYDGGDETADYAAILDIVKWKHIFDRIEAAVDRAESLSDVLEGVVLKNA; from the coding sequence ATGGGTTTTAGCCTCTTCCCCAGGTCGGTCAAATTCTACGACCTCTTCAAGGAACAGCACCGCAAGCTGATCAAGGCCGCCGTCATTCTCGACGAACTTTTCACCGACTTCACCGACGTCGAGGAACGCTGCAAACGCATCAACATCATCGAGTCCGAAGGCAACGCCATCAGCCGGCGCATCGCCAAGGAACTGTCGATGACCTTCATCACGCCCATCGACCGAGAGGACATCCACGAGATCAACCTCACCCAGGAAGACATCCTCAACCTCATCAAGGCCATCGCCTCGCGCATCGGACTCTTCGGTTTCGACCGCATCCGCTACCCGGCCCGGCGCATCGTCAACAATCTGCGGGCCATGATCGAAGAACTCGGACATGTCCTGACCAAGATGAGCGAAAACAAACGCTCCGAGGAAAGCTTCCACAAGATCGAGAACCTCAAGCACGAATGCGAGACCCTGCTCATGGTCGGCATCGGCGAACTCTACGACGGCGGCGACGAGACCGCGGACTATGCCGCCATCCTCGACATCGTCAAATGGAAGCACATCTTCGACCGCATCGAGGCGGCCGTGGACCGCGCCGAATCCCTCTCGGACGTCCTGGAAGGCGTGGTGCTCAAAAATGCCTGA
- a CDS encoding inorganic phosphate transporter has translation MPDLPILLVAVVVIALIFDFTNGAHDSANAIATIVSTKVLSPMTAVLMAGALNLFGAFLGTSVAHTIGSGIIRPELVTGSQCLVLAALLGAIFWNLLTWYLGLPSSSSHALIGGLIGSGIAFGGWSAPSYDSICSKVLIPLFLSPVAGFVSGYLLMVLLSWMVVRASPGRVNFLFKKLQILSSAFMATSHGLNDAQKTMGIITLALFSFHQIPEMTVPFWVKLSCALAMGIGTASGGWKIVKTMGHKIFKLEPIHGFAAETAAAAVISGASALGAPISTTHIISTTVIGVGASKRLSAVRWGVAGRLVVAWVLTIPASAIVAALCYWALEMVGLAA, from the coding sequence ATGCCTGATCTGCCCATTCTCCTCGTGGCCGTGGTGGTCATCGCGCTTATCTTCGACTTCACCAACGGCGCCCACGACAGCGCCAACGCCATCGCCACCATCGTCTCCACCAAGGTGCTCTCGCCCATGACCGCCGTGCTCATGGCCGGGGCGCTCAACCTCTTCGGCGCGTTTCTGGGCACCTCGGTCGCCCACACCATCGGCAGCGGCATCATCCGGCCCGAGCTTGTCACCGGCAGCCAATGCCTGGTGCTGGCCGCGCTTCTGGGGGCCATCTTCTGGAACCTCCTCACCTGGTACCTGGGCCTGCCCTCGTCGTCGTCACACGCGCTCATCGGTGGCCTCATCGGCTCGGGCATCGCCTTCGGCGGCTGGTCGGCCCCGAGCTACGACTCCATTTGCAGCAAGGTCCTCATTCCGCTTTTTCTCTCCCCCGTGGCCGGCTTCGTCTCGGGCTACCTGCTCATGGTGCTGCTGTCCTGGATGGTGGTGCGGGCCTCGCCGGGACGGGTCAACTTCCTGTTTAAAAAACTGCAAATCCTGTCCTCGGCCTTCATGGCCACCAGCCATGGCCTAAACGACGCCCAGAAAACCATGGGCATCATCACCCTGGCCCTGTTCAGCTTCCACCAGATCCCGGAAATGACCGTGCCCTTCTGGGTCAAGCTCTCCTGCGCCCTGGCCATGGGCATCGGCACGGCCTCGGGCGGCTGGAAGATCGTCAAGACCATGGGACACAAGATCTTCAAGCTCGAACCCATCCACGGTTTCGCCGCCGAAACCGCCGCCGCCGCCGTGATCAGCGGCGCTTCGGCCCTGGGCGCGCCCATCTCCACCACCCACATCATCTCCACCACCGTCATCGGCGTCGGCGCCTCCAAACGCCTGTCCGCCGTGCGCTGGGGCGTGGCCGGCCGGCTGGTCGTCGCCTGGGTGCTCACCATCCCGGCCTCGGCCATCGTGGCCGCGCTGTGCTACTGGGCGCTTGAGATGGTCGGATTGGCCGCATAG
- a CDS encoding MucR family transcriptional regulator yields MEEYLKAALEIVKAQASVRTMTDDEITSMLRNVAAGIQAAAEAEAAPTDAPTPAMDPSKAVKESSVVCLECGKSFKVLTKKHLAAHNLTPEEYRAKYGYKKGAPLAAKSLQRERRKKMKDMRLWERRRKVAQ; encoded by the coding sequence ATGGAAGAATACTTGAAAGCCGCCTTGGAAATCGTCAAGGCCCAGGCGTCGGTCAGGACCATGACCGACGACGAGATCACCTCAATGCTGCGTAATGTGGCGGCGGGCATCCAGGCCGCGGCGGAAGCGGAGGCCGCCCCGACCGATGCCCCCACCCCGGCCATGGACCCGTCCAAGGCCGTCAAGGAAAGCAGCGTGGTCTGCCTGGAGTGCGGCAAGTCCTTCAAGGTCCTCACCAAGAAGCACTTGGCGGCGCACAACCTGACCCCGGAGGAATACCGGGCCAAGTACGGCTACAAGAAGGGAGCCCCCCTGGCGGCCAAGTCCCTGCAACGGGAACGCCGCAAGAAGATGAAGGACATGCGCTTGTGGGAGAGACGGCGCAAGGTCGCTCAGTAG
- a CDS encoding SpoIIE family protein phosphatase, whose amino-acid sequence MSPSLDVRPTRGLAFKLAVCILTSATLIFTVAFAYYYRSSKDMLLASVRDNAQNLLRRAVSRLEAPLSAIERVPQFMALKLGQELPAPADLDRDLTDFLTANPDVFGAAAAFEPLVFHGLPRYSPYFCRKNGEIAQVGLGYEEYYELQNWYLVPKVLQKPVWSEPYFDESGGDIVMTTYSVPVMGQTPAGPAFLGVVTADVALDWLRAQVGRISLYNSGYAFLLSRSGVLLSHPDNRLVMRESIFSRAEQFASPELRTLGRRMIAGEEGFARLPDFILGKPAWVAFAPMRLTGWSMGVIVPEDELFAPLRKLGREVAILGGAGFTALLLVIAAIAAHITRPLSRLAATAAEIAHGNLDAPVPLGAGHDEVGALSRSFEQMRLALRDYIADLTATTKAKERLESELKIARNIQMSFLPKRFPPFPEITSFALHADLLPAREVGGDLYDFFLLGPGRLLFLVGDVSGKGVPAALFMAVTKTLIKGNAEQESDPAEILAKVNRELCVDNESMLFVTMFLAILDCDTGEMTFSNAGHNPPARIAPDGTVSWLALPRGLFLGVMEDAVYRTATVTLTPGEKIVAFTDGVTEAQNPAQELFGTDRLLTVLSKAASMPPEVLDAAVMQAATEYAEDAEQADDITVLTLLYRGSDPT is encoded by the coding sequence ATGTCCCCCTCCCTTGACGTGCGCCCGACACGGGGACTGGCCTTCAAACTGGCCGTGTGCATCCTCACCAGCGCCACGCTCATCTTCACGGTGGCCTTTGCCTACTACTACCGCTCCTCCAAGGACATGCTGCTGGCATCCGTGCGCGACAACGCCCAAAACCTGCTGCGCCGGGCCGTCAGCCGTCTGGAAGCCCCACTCTCCGCCATCGAACGCGTGCCCCAGTTCATGGCCCTCAAACTCGGCCAGGAGCTGCCCGCCCCGGCCGACCTCGACCGCGATCTGACCGACTTTCTGACCGCCAATCCCGATGTCTTCGGCGCGGCCGCCGCCTTCGAGCCCCTCGTCTTCCACGGCCTGCCCCGCTACAGCCCGTATTTTTGCCGCAAGAATGGCGAAATCGCCCAGGTCGGACTGGGCTACGAGGAATACTACGAACTGCAGAACTGGTATCTCGTGCCCAAGGTGCTGCAAAAGCCGGTCTGGAGCGAACCCTACTTCGACGAATCCGGCGGCGACATCGTCATGACCACCTACAGCGTGCCCGTCATGGGGCAAACGCCGGCCGGCCCTGCCTTCCTCGGCGTGGTCACGGCCGACGTGGCCCTGGACTGGCTGCGCGCGCAGGTCGGCCGGATCTCGCTGTACAACTCGGGCTACGCGTTCCTGTTAAGCCGCAGCGGCGTGCTGCTCTCCCATCCCGACAACCGGCTGGTCATGCGCGAGAGCATCTTCAGCCGGGCCGAACAGTTCGCCAGCCCCGAACTGCGGACCCTGGGCCGGCGCATGATCGCCGGCGAGGAAGGCTTCGCCCGCCTGCCCGACTTCATCCTGGGCAAGCCGGCCTGGGTGGCCTTTGCCCCCATGCGCCTGACCGGCTGGTCCATGGGCGTCATCGTGCCCGAGGACGAGCTCTTCGCGCCGCTGCGAAAGCTCGGCCGCGAGGTGGCCATCCTCGGCGGAGCCGGCTTCACGGCGCTGCTCCTCGTCATCGCCGCCATCGCCGCCCACATCACGCGCCCCCTGTCACGCCTGGCCGCCACCGCCGCCGAGATCGCCCACGGCAACCTCGACGCCCCGGTGCCCCTGGGCGCAGGCCACGACGAAGTCGGGGCGCTGTCGCGATCCTTCGAACAGATGCGCCTGGCCCTTCGCGACTACATCGCCGATCTGACCGCCACCACCAAGGCCAAGGAACGCCTGGAATCCGAACTGAAAATCGCCCGCAACATCCAGATGAGCTTTTTGCCCAAGCGGTTCCCGCCCTTCCCGGAAATCACCAGCTTCGCCCTCCACGCCGACCTGCTCCCGGCCCGGGAAGTGGGCGGCGACCTCTACGACTTCTTCCTGCTCGGCCCCGGCCGGCTGCTGTTCCTGGTCGGCGACGTGTCCGGCAAGGGCGTGCCGGCGGCGCTTTTCATGGCCGTCACCAAGACGCTGATCAAAGGCAACGCCGAGCAGGAATCCGATCCGGCCGAAATCCTGGCCAAGGTCAACCGCGAACTGTGCGTGGACAACGAATCCATGCTGTTCGTCACCATGTTTTTGGCCATCCTCGACTGCGACACCGGCGAGATGACCTTCTCCAACGCCGGCCACAACCCGCCGGCCCGCATCGCTCCGGACGGAACCGTCTCCTGGCTGGCCCTGCCGCGCGGCCTGTTCCTCGGCGTCATGGAAGACGCCGTCTACCGCACCGCCACAGTGACCCTGACGCCGGGCGAAAAGATCGTGGCCTTCACCGACGGCGTCACCGAAGCCCAGAACCCGGCCCAGGAACTCTTCGGCACGGACCGGTTGCTGACCGTGTTGTCCAAAGCCGCCTCCATGCCGCCCGAGGTCCTGGACGCCGCCGTCATGCAAGCCGCCACGGAATACGCCGAAGATGCCGAGCAGGCCGACGACATCACCGTCCTCACGCTCCTGTATCGCGGCTCCGATCCGACCTGA
- a CDS encoding ABC transporter substrate-binding protein: MRKGDWRRLVAVALLSWCVMTAATGRCLAGEALKKASLIPQWEPQAQFAGFYVALAKGFYAAEGVDMTILRGGPGQPPSRLLAEGKAQFGTFFLATALLKRAEGLPLVNLAQFVPHSTQLLIAKKADGIEKPADLAGGKVSLWGPEFQLSTRTFFQRYGLTVEPVPQGFTVDLFLRGGVAACSAMRYNEYHAIINAGLDPEELTVFDLGAHGLDLPEDGLYTLASVLAADPDLCRGVARASVRGWEYAFAHPEEALDVVMSHVSAAHLPTNRMHQKWMLESLRQAMTGPGDPLGTLTRLRYQAAAKALGAAGLAANAPSYEEFHVPLP, translated from the coding sequence ATGCGAAAAGGAGACTGGCGGAGACTCGTCGCCGTCGCGCTGCTGTCCTGGTGCGTCATGACGGCCGCGACCGGGCGTTGCCTGGCCGGGGAAGCGCTTAAAAAAGCGTCACTCATTCCCCAATGGGAGCCCCAGGCCCAGTTCGCCGGCTTTTACGTGGCCCTGGCCAAGGGCTTCTACGCCGCCGAAGGCGTGGACATGACTATCCTGCGCGGCGGCCCAGGGCAGCCGCCCTCCCGGCTGCTGGCCGAGGGCAAGGCCCAGTTCGGCACGTTTTTCCTGGCCACCGCCCTGCTCAAACGGGCCGAAGGCCTGCCCCTGGTCAACCTGGCCCAGTTCGTGCCCCACTCCACCCAGCTTTTAATCGCCAAAAAAGCCGACGGCATCGAAAAGCCGGCCGATCTGGCCGGGGGCAAGGTCAGCCTGTGGGGTCCCGAATTCCAGCTCTCCACCAGGACCTTTTTCCAACGCTACGGCCTGACCGTGGAACCCGTGCCCCAGGGGTTCACCGTGGACCTGTTCCTGCGCGGCGGCGTGGCCGCCTGCTCGGCCATGCGCTACAACGAATACCATGCCATCATAAACGCCGGCCTTGATCCCGAGGAGCTGACGGTTTTCGACCTCGGCGCCCACGGCCTGGACCTGCCCGAGGACGGTCTCTATACCCTGGCCTCGGTGCTGGCCGCCGATCCCGACCTGTGCCGGGGCGTGGCCCGGGCCTCGGTACGGGGCTGGGAATACGCGTTTGCCCATCCCGAAGAGGCCCTGGACGTGGTCATGAGCCATGTCTCGGCCGCCCATCTGCCCACCAACCGGATGCACCAGAAATGGATGCTCGAAAGCCTGCGCCAGGCCATGACCGGCCCGGGAGACCCCCTGGGAACCCTGACCCGACTGCGCTACCAGGCCGCCGCCAAGGCCCTGGGCGCGGCCGGACTTGCCGCCAACGCCCCCTCCTACGAGGAATTCCATGTCCCCCTCCCTTGA
- a CDS encoding prolipoprotein diacylglyceryl transferase — MGGFIAFLLSRATDVSAFAILEAGYLFLSLAGLALVAAFARRDLAGNPDRGRYQLVFLASLPIGLAGARLLPIIQDALAAGRLTYGLLAAGGLVFYTGALAGLCAMYAGCRIMRLSPWPLLDAVCLYLPLGHAFGRLGCFFGGCCFGAPTDSVCGVRFPAGSPAFLQHKSQGLLPDGAVASLPVHPSQLYETAGNLVLFALLLLLSKRRPQLPGRLTAFYLAGYAALRFTLEFWRGDAIRGVYFGLSASQYIALTTLAAVLAVAFGGGKRSVAPVSKSNFPHAR, encoded by the coding sequence ATGGGCGGATTTATTGCCTTTCTTCTGTCCCGGGCAACGGACGTCAGCGCGTTTGCCATCCTCGAAGCCGGCTATCTGTTCCTGTCCCTGGCCGGGCTGGCCCTGGTCGCGGCCTTTGCCCGCCGCGATCTGGCCGGCAACCCGGACCGTGGTCGCTACCAGCTCGTTTTTCTGGCTTCCCTGCCCATAGGCCTGGCCGGAGCGCGGCTGCTCCCCATCATCCAGGACGCCCTGGCCGCCGGCCGCCTGACCTATGGGCTACTCGCCGCCGGGGGTCTGGTCTTTTACACCGGCGCCCTGGCCGGGCTTTGCGCCATGTACGCCGGCTGCCGGATCATGCGCCTTTCCCCCTGGCCGCTTTTAGACGCCGTGTGCCTCTACCTCCCCCTGGGCCACGCCTTTGGCCGGCTGGGCTGCTTTTTTGGCGGCTGCTGCTTCGGCGCGCCCACGGATTCCGTTTGCGGCGTGCGTTTCCCGGCCGGTTCCCCGGCCTTTTTGCAGCACAAAAGCCAGGGGCTTCTGCCGGACGGGGCCGTGGCTTCGCTACCGGTCCATCCCTCGCAACTCTATGAAACTGCCGGCAATCTCGTGCTGTTCGCCCTGCTGCTTCTGCTCTCCAAACGCCGGCCGCAGCTTCCGGGCCGGCTGACGGCTTTTTACCTCGCCGGTTACGCGGCACTGCGCTTCACTCTGGAATTTTGGCGCGGCGACGCCATACGCGGCGTGTACTTCGGCCTTTCCGCCTCGCAGTACATTGCCCTGACCACGTTGGCTGCCGTGCTCGCGGTCGCCTTTGGCGGCGGCAAACGGTCCGTCGCCCCTGTTTCGAAATCCAATTTTCCCCACGCGCGGTAA
- a CDS encoding radical SAM protein, protein MNAMTPLPGDACAAILDKARSGERLSPDEALILALSAPLHDLCAAAMEARLQKHGRNAYYVHNVHVNFTNVCVNACRFCAFYKKHGAPGGRTLSVDDIVADLAAKSHLPIREIHIVGGLNPELPLEYYLDMLRAVSRQCPQAGIKAFTAVEVAHLADTRGVAEFEILAALKEAGLMMLPGGGAEVFSPALREKLCPEKISGERWLQIHATAHGQGLPTNATMLFGHIESWSDRVAHLSALRDLQDLTGGFTCFIPLAYQPANNALKASGPDGLTVLRVMALARLFLDNIPHLKAYWAMLGIKAAQMALWAGADDFDGTIIEERIGHAAGADSPKGLTLTELRQAIEAAGMVAVERTPDFRPVSR, encoded by the coding sequence ATGAATGCAATGACACCCCTCCCCGGCGACGCCTGCGCCGCCATCCTGGACAAGGCCCGCTCCGGCGAGCGCTTAAGCCCCGACGAGGCGCTCATCCTGGCGCTGTCCGCGCCGTTGCACGATCTGTGCGCGGCCGCCATGGAAGCGCGTCTGCAAAAACACGGCCGAAACGCCTACTACGTCCACAACGTCCACGTGAACTTCACCAACGTGTGCGTCAACGCCTGCCGTTTCTGCGCGTTTTACAAAAAGCACGGCGCGCCCGGCGGACGCACCCTGTCCGTGGACGATATCGTGGCCGATCTGGCCGCCAAGAGCCACCTGCCCATCCGCGAGATCCACATCGTCGGCGGGCTCAATCCCGAGCTGCCGCTGGAGTATTACCTGGACATGCTGCGGGCCGTGTCCCGCCAGTGCCCCCAGGCCGGCATCAAGGCCTTCACCGCCGTGGAAGTGGCTCATCTGGCCGACACGCGCGGCGTGGCCGAGTTCGAGATCCTGGCGGCGCTGAAAGAGGCTGGCCTCATGATGCTGCCCGGCGGCGGGGCAGAAGTGTTCTCTCCGGCCCTTCGCGAGAAGCTGTGCCCGGAAAAGATTTCCGGCGAACGCTGGCTGCAGATCCACGCCACGGCCCATGGCCAGGGCTTGCCCACCAACGCCACCATGCTCTTTGGTCACATTGAGAGCTGGTCCGACCGGGTGGCCCACCTGTCGGCCCTGCGCGATCTGCAAGACCTCACCGGCGGCTTCACCTGTTTCATCCCCCTGGCCTACCAGCCGGCCAACAACGCCCTGAAGGCTTCTGGCCCCGACGGCCTCACCGTGCTGCGGGTCATGGCCCTGGCGCGGCTTTTCCTCGACAACATTCCGCATCTCAAGGCCTACTGGGCCATGCTTGGCATCAAGGCGGCTCAGATGGCCCTGTGGGCCGGGGCCGACGACTTCGACGGCACCATCATCGAGGAGCGCATCGGCCATGCCGCCGGGGCCGACAGCCCCAAGGGCCTGACGCTCACCGAGCTGCGCCAGGCCATCGAGGCCGCCGGTATGGTTGCGGTGGAGCGCACCCCGGATTTCCGGCCCGTGTCCCGCTAA